The Geomonas ferrireducens genome includes a window with the following:
- a CDS encoding carboxypeptidase-like regulatory domain-containing protein yields MIKLVAVICAACALLLLGAGPSEAVWPMYHEPSFDGKVIDIATGKPIEGAVVVAVYNKRALGARKGQSSSVINVKEALTDREGRFHIPSYTTVLALPFTQSDRTTFLIYKPGYASVTLPLKSLFTGRTKSEKELSPWDDPVLSGKYKIRLFPSGVVGLPKLETKDERLRNMPSLPDKLDHLGRQKTLTRLINEEKRELGEPEIDPYQMRNTLLNEVKREK; encoded by the coding sequence ATGATCAAGCTAGTGGCGGTGATATGTGCGGCATGCGCGCTGCTCTTACTCGGCGCGGGACCTTCCGAGGCCGTCTGGCCGATGTACCACGAGCCTTCCTTCGACGGAAAGGTGATCGACATCGCGACCGGAAAGCCCATCGAAGGCGCCGTGGTGGTCGCCGTGTACAACAAACGTGCGCTGGGAGCCCGCAAGGGGCAGTCGTCATCGGTGATCAACGTGAAAGAGGCGCTCACCGACCGGGAGGGAAGGTTCCACATCCCCTCCTACACCACGGTGCTCGCCCTGCCGTTCACCCAAAGCGACCGGACCACCTTCCTGATCTACAAGCCGGGATACGCGAGCGTCACCCTTCCGCTCAAAAGCCTGTTCACCGGCCGGACGAAATCGGAAAAGGAGCTCTCTCCCTGGGACGATCCCGTTTTAAGCGGAAAGTACAAGATCAGGCTCTTCCCTTCCGGCGTCGTCGGGCTCCCCAAGCTGGAAACGAAGGACGAGAGGCTTAGGAACATGCCCTCACTTCCCGACAAGCTGGATCACCTGGGGAGACAGAAGACGCTCACCAGGCTGATCAACGAGGAGAAACGCGAACTGGGTGAACCGGAGATCGATCCATACCAGATGCGCAATACCCTGCTCAACGAGGTAAAAAGAGAGAAGTGA
- a CDS encoding nucleoside 2-deoxyribosyltransferase, translating to MSDKKIKVYLASPLGFSRENTPYRQRIKDRLEALGCEIFDPWEQDEVAKRIEAALFIEEGPRRAAAIKEAASFTGGVNAQGLKGADLVLAVLDGTEPDSGTVAEVGYGAGIGKRCFGLRTDFRDCGDFPGVPLNLQVIYFIEESGGRLFRSIEEIELHPS from the coding sequence ATGTCAGACAAAAAAATAAAAGTTTACCTCGCCTCCCCGCTTGGCTTCAGCCGCGAGAACACCCCCTACCGCCAACGGATCAAGGATCGGCTGGAAGCGCTCGGCTGCGAGATCTTCGACCCGTGGGAGCAAGATGAGGTGGCGAAACGGATCGAGGCAGCGCTCTTCATCGAGGAAGGGCCGCGCCGCGCGGCCGCCATCAAGGAAGCCGCCTCCTTCACCGGGGGAGTGAACGCGCAGGGGCTCAAGGGGGCCGATCTGGTGCTGGCGGTTCTCGACGGGACCGAACCGGACAGCGGGACCGTCGCCGAGGTGGGTTACGGCGCGGGAATCGGGAAGCGGTGCTTCGGCCTGCGCACCGACTTCAGGGACTGCGGCGACTTTCCTGGAGTGCCGCTCAACCTGCAGGTGATCTACTTCATCGAGGAGAGCGGCGGCCGGCTTTTCCGCAGCATCGAGGAGATCGAGCT